The Deinococcus planocerae genome includes the window ACCCCTAGATTTGTAGAAATCGGTATTGCCACGCAAATAGGTTACAATACTTGAAACATTATTTATAAACAAGCGTTCAACAGACTCCACATTTTGCTCGCTAAACGCTTTAGCATCATCTTTGTTTTCCTCCCTATCTTTAAGATAGAGATTGAGAATCTCGGGATGTGTTGCTATAATTTCATCTATTGCTCTGTTCTCTTGCTGAGCTCTTCGTTTCGCATCTTCTGAGTTTATAGCCTTAGCTAAATAATTGTTAAGCTGGTCTCTTAAAGAAGCATCTGTGATTGAATTAACGATACTCCTAAAACGCTGATTCAAGTCTCCTCGGCTTATCCACATTTCGTCCTTCGTCAGGATGTCCTTTGGAGTAAGGATAATGTACTCCCCAGCATAGCTTGGGAGCAAAAACGTACCACCCATCCATCTCTCAGTTTTGTAATCAAAGTAAACCTTCTGTATCGCAAATTCCTCAAGAAGAGACATATCTATATTATTCCTTGCAAATTTTTGGGTGTAGTCAAGCAGGTAGTACTTTATCAAATTCGTTGTTAGATCACTTATATTATCTCTGCCTACCCCATTTCTAATCAGTCCCAATTTTTCCAAATGACTGCTTTGAAGCATCTCCTCTTCACCAAAATCTTTGAACACGCTTGCGAGATTGGCATTTAAGGCATGAGCAAATTTCTTCCCGAGACCATGCCCTTTATTACCCCTAACGCTATATCCCAACCAGTTACCTTTTTCCTCTGGAAAAGTAAACCAAGCAGCCATCAAGCCACTCTTAATATTGCTTGATTTAGATTTGTCTCTAAGGAAGATTATGTACTTAATAATTTCTCTGTGCAGCTTCTGGTATTCTTCTTTGCTACTCCCGAAAAGCAGAAAGGGGTCGATAAATAGTAGCAAATCATTTATAAGAGAGACATCCAAAGCACCATAGTCATCTAAAACTGACCTGTTTACCCCAAAGAAGTCAGAGAAGTAGATGGAAATTACTTGTGACATAAAAACATTCTAACTTATAAGCCTCACCAGTTCAATTCTCATACAAAGCAATTACGCCTGCATCCCCCTCCCCCCACCCTTATTCGCCCATGCGGGCGGCTTGGGCGCGAAGCGGCTGAGGATGGTGCCCTGGTCGTAGGCGAGATAGGCGTCGGCCCAGGGGAAGCCAGCGTTCAGGGCACGGATGGCCTCGGGGCTGCCCATGTTGTGATCGAGCTGGTAGAGCACGAACTGCTCGGGCGTCTCCAGGCGCAGGTAGGTGGGCATGGACCCGGCGTGTTCGTCGAGGACGCTCTGGAACTCGCCCACCGCGTCGGGACTGGCGGTCTCCAGGTCGATGGTCACGTACATGACCTTGGGCACCTCGGCCAGTTGCTCGACGCCCACGACCTCCTCGGCGATGGCGCGCAGGCCGCCGTCCTCGGACTCCAGTTCCACGATCACGAGGGCGGGCGTGTCGTTAATCAGCTTCTCCTGAATGCGGTCGTAGGCGCGCGAAAAGGCGACGAGTTCCGTCTGCCCCGACTCGTCGGCGAGGATGAAGCGGGCCATCATGCCGCCGGACTTCGTGGGTTTCTTGACCACGCTCTCGATCATGCCCGCCAGCACGGCCTTGACCCGCTTGCCCGGCGCAACGTTCTGGGTGGTGAACCAGGCGTCAAGGTCGGAGATGCGGCAACTGGCGGCCTCGCGCAGGCCCTCGTGCTGCTCCAGCGGGTGCCCGGAGATGTAGAGACCGAGCGACTCCTTCTCGATGGCGAGGCGCTGGAGGTCGGTGTAGGGTTCGATGCCCGCGCGTGGTTTCGGCTCGGGCGCCGTCTCGCTCATCCCGAAGAGGGCGTCCATGCCGCTGCTCGCCATCGCGGCGGCTCCCTGCGCCCAACTCAGCGCGTCCTCCAGGCTCTCCATCAGTTGCCGCCGCTCGCCGAAGCGGTCAAAGGCGCCCGACTTGATCAGCGACTCCATCGCCTTGCGGTTGCAGACCTTGCCCCCCACCCGCGAGCAGAAGTCGGCGAGGGACTTGAACGCCCCCGCACGCTGGCGCTCCTCCAGAATCCTCTGCACCGCCGCCTCGCCCAGCCCCTTGATCGCGTACAGCCCGAAGAGGATTTCCTCGCCCTGCACCGCGAAGTCGGCGGCGGAACGGTTGATGTCGGGCGGCAGCACCCGCACGTCCATCTTGCGGGCGTCGGAGACGTACTCGGCCACCTTGTCGGAGTCGCGGCGCTCGACAGTGAGAAGGGCGGCCATGAATTCGACGGGATAGTTTGCTTTCAACCAGGCCGTTTGATAAGTAACAACTCCATATGCGGCACTATGACTCTTATTGAATCCGTAGTTCGCAAATGCATCCAGCAAATCGAAGAGTCTATTACCCTCTTCCTTCGGCACCCCGTTCTTTTCTGCGCCATCAACGAAGAGCTGCCGCTGACGCTTCATCTCCTCGGCGTCTTTTTTACCCATCGCTCGGCGGAGTAGGTCGGCGCCGCCCAACGAATAGCCCGCCACCTCCGAAGCGATCTGCATGATCTGCTCCTGATAGACGGGGATGCCGTAGGTTTCGGCCAGAATCTTCTCCAACCACCGCGCGGAGTTGGGGAAGCCGTCCTTGACGTAATCGACCTCCTCGACCCCGTGGTGGCGGCGGACGTAGGTGGGGATGTTCTCCATCGGGCCGGGGCGGTAGAGGGCCGACAGGGCGATGATGTCGGCGAGGCGGCGCGGCTTGAGGCGGCGGGAGGCGTCGGCGATCCCTGCGCCTTCTAGCTGGAAGACGCCCTTGTTGTCGCCGCGTGAGAGCAGTTCGAAGGTCTTCTCGTCGTCGAAGGGGATGGTGTCGAAGTCGATCTCGATGCCGCGCGACTCGCGCATGATGCGCTTGGCCTCGTCGAGGAAGGACAGGGTGCGCAGCCCCAGAAAGTCCATCTTGATCAGGCCGATGTCCTCGACCGCCTTCATGTCGTACTGGCAGACCATGCCCTCGCCCGACGTGTCGCGCATCACGGGCACGAGGTCGGTGAGCTGCGTCTTGCCGATCACGACGCCCGCCGCGTGGACCGAGGCGTGGCGGGTCAGACCCTCCAGCTTCAGGGCGAACTCGTACGCCTCCCTGAGCTGGGCGTCCTCTTCGAGCATCTGCTGGATGTCGGGCACCGCGTCGCGCGCCTGCTCCAGCGAGTAGGACTTACCGAACTTGATGGGGATGAGTTTGGAGACCTTATCGACCTTGGCGTATTCCAGGCCCATCACGCGCGCCACGTCCTTGAGGCACGCCTTGCTCGCCATCGTCCCGAAGGTGGCGATCTGGGCCACCCGGTCGTCGCCGTACTTGCCCTGCACGTACTCGATGACCTCGCCGCGCCGGGCGTCGTTGAAGTCGATGTCGAAGTCGGGCATGGAGATGCGGTCGGGGTTGAGGAAGCGCTCGAACAGCAGCTCGAATTCCAGGGGGTCGAGGTTGGTGATGCGGATGGCGTAGGCGACGAGCGAGCCCGCGCCCGACCCGCGCCCCGGGCCCACGGAGATGCCCTGATCCTTCGCCCAGTTGATGTAGTCGGCGACGATCAGGAAGTAGTCGGGGAAGCCCATGTTGTTGATGACCGAGAGTTCATACTCGGCCCGGCGCAGGACGACGAGGGCGTGGGTGTGGTGAGCCTTGGTCGTCTCCTCCACGTCGGCCTCGGGGTCGAGTTCGATACTCGTGTCGCTGTCGCCCCGCCGGGCCTTGCGGCAGTCCTCGTGGGCATAGGCGGGGAGTTGACCCGCCTCGGCCTCCGCCTCCATGACCTCCAGCGCCGGGTATTTGGTGTACTTCTCCCCCGCGTCCTTGCCTCGCCCCTCCCAGACACTGCCCATGAAGGCGAGGAGGGTGAACAGCGTTTCGAGGTCGCAGGTCTTGGCGTCGCAACCTCGCACGCGGGAGAGGACGCGCGCCCTGTCCTCCGTACCCAGCGCCTCCAACGACCGCTGAGCGTAGTCGCGGAGCAGGTTCTCCGTCGCGTGCGCCGGATATCGCTTCACCGTGCCGCGGTACGTCTGCACCCGCAATTCCTCGGCCATCGTGCGGCCTTCCGGGATGGGCAGGGCGGGCATCTGGTACACCCGCTTCTTGCCCACGGGCAACTCGACGTTGCACATCTGGGCGATCCGGGCGGTGTTGTCGAAGGGTTCCTCGCCCCACTCGGCGACGGGGAGGGCCGCCTGCATCTCGTCCAGGCCCTTCACGTAGAACTCCTCGCAGGGGAACTTGAAGCGGTTCTCGTCGGCGAGGGTGGCCTTGGTCTGGATGGCGAGCAGCGTCTCGTGGGCGGTGGCATCGGTCTTCTTGACGTAATGCCCGTCGTTCGTGGCGACCATGCCGATGCCGAGTTCCTGCGCCCAGGCCTTGAGAATCGGGTTGTTCTTCCGCTGCTCGGTCAGACCGTGATCCTGAATCTCGATGAAGTAGTTCTCGCCGAAGAGGTCGCGGTACCACAGAAGGCGTGCCCGCGCCTCGTCCTCGCGCCCCTGGAGCAGGAGTTGCTGCACCTCCGAGCCCAGGCAGCCGGAGAAGGCGATCACGCCCCGGTGGTGCTCCTGAAGCAGCTCGTGGTCGATGCGCGGCTTGTAGTAGTACCCCTCGGTGTAGCCGCGCGAACTCAGGCGGCAGAGGTTCTGGTAGCCCTCGAAGTCGCGGGCGAGCAGGGTGAGGTGGAAGATGCCCTTCTCGCCGCTGACGCCCGGCTTCTTGTCGCGCCGGGTGCCGTGGCCGGGGACGACATAGGCCTCGTAGCCCAGGATCGGCTTGACGCCCATGCCGGTCGCGTAGTTGTAGAAGTGGACCGCCCCGTGCATGTTGCCGTGGTCGGTCATGGCGCACGCCGGGTCGTTGGGCGTGACCTCCTTGACCCACTTCAGGAGGTCTTTGAGCTTGGCCGCGCCGTCGAGGAGGCTGTACTGGGTGTGCTGGTGCAGGTGCGCGAACTTTCTGGGGCCGCAGCAGGAGCCGTCCGGCAGATGAACATGGGGCTGAGCGGGGTCGGCGGCGGTCATACCCAGAGTCTAGGCCGAGGGCAGGAGGGCGAGGGTGACCTCGGAGGTTGACGGCCCAACCGGGGCCTAGTCTCGAAGACACGTCCTGGAAACCCCGATAGGCCCGATCTCTCACCACGCCCAGCACGGGTGCCGCTGCCCCCACGGCACCCCCTCAGGGTCGAGGCGGGCCGCGGCTCCTCCCCATAGCACAGAGTCCGAATCTCACCCAGAGGCGGCGTTGCCAACGGTCAGCCTGGGGCGGACGCACCCTCAAGTCCTTGAAGCAAGTTCAGGCCGGGTGGAGAATTGTTATTTTTCTCGCTATCGGGTCTATAATCGAAGACCTCATGAGGCGAAATGTGCGCTTCTCACGAGAATTGGGTACAGTATGGGGACCCATGAAGCCGCATGTCATCTTGCTCTCATCTCTTCTGTCGTGCGGAGTGGCGGGGTCCTGGGCAGGGGCGCAGACCGATCCCTTCCAGCGCGTGGCGCCCGCCCAGACCACGCCCTCGCTTCGGGGCGCGCCGCCTACCGCGGCCCCGGCGAGCGGCGCGGCCACTTCGGCGGGTGCGCCGTCTTCCTCGGGAACCCTGAGCCTGACGGGCATGGCGGACGCGACCTTCGGGCTGCCGCGGGCGAGCAGTGACGGGAGCCTGACGCGGGTGGTGTTCGACCTCGCGGCGGGGGTGACGTACCAGCTCACGCCGACCTTCGGGGGGCTGAGGATCGACGTGCGGGGGGCGCGGGTGCTGCCCGCCGTGAGCGCGCGGCTGGGCACGAGTGTGGCGGAGTACCGGGCGGGGGGCGGGCAGGTCACGCTCGTGACGCCATTTCCGCTCTCGCTGACGGACGGCTGGCGGGCTTCAGAGACGACGGTGGCGACCGGGGCGCGGGTCTTGATCGTGGAGTTCGCCCCGACGCTGGCGGGAGGAGCGAGTCCCTCGCAACGGGCGTTCGTGCGCGCGACGGCGGCGCCCGTAACCCCAGACGCGCGCAGCGTCCTCTCGGCGCCGCTGAGTTCGGTGGCGACGGTCACGGCGGCCACGGCCACGCCCGAGCCGCCCGCCGCGGTTCCGGCCCCGGTGCTGGCCCGGCCCGCCACGCCCGCGCCTCTGCCCGAGGGGCTTCCGCCGGGCGACGCGGTGTCGGCGGCAGGCAGGGCGGCCACGCCCCCGCCCGCCCCGGCCCTCCCCGGTCAGGAGAGCGGCAAGCCGAGCCCCCTGAGCGGACGCGCGCCGGGCAGCCCGCAGGCGGGGGCGGCGCTCACCGTGCCCCGCCTGGGTAAGAATCCGGGGCTCACGCGGGTGGTGATCGACCTGCCGCCGGGGGCGAGTTACCGGATGGTGCCGGGCGGGGTGGGCCTGCGGGTGGAGCTTGCGGGGGTGAGCGCCGCCCCGCAGACCGGGCAGAACGTGAGCCCCGAGCTGCGCGCGTGGCGCTTCGAGCCGACCCCGGAGGGCGTGGCGGTGACGCTGCTGACGGGCACGCCGCTGACCTCGCGCAGCGGGGGGCGGGCGCAACTGCTGCCCCCGGCGGGGGGGAGTGAGCGCTCGCGGCTCGCCATCGACCTCGCCCCGGCGCTGGCGGACCTGACCCCGTTGACGCCCAGGGAGCGGGTGATCGCGGCGGTGCCGCCGGTGCCCGCCACGCGCGGCACGGCGATCCTGGCCCTGAGCGCGAGCCTCGTGCAGCCGCGGGTGGTGATCGACCCCGGGCACGGCGGGCGCGATCCCGGCGCGGTCGGCACGATCACCGAAAAGCAGGTCACGCTCGACGTGGCGCTGCGTGTGCGGGCCCTGTTGCGGGCGGCGGGGGTGGACGCGGTGCTCACCCGCGAGACCGACACGGCCCTGCACGCCAACAAGGCGACCGACCTGGAGTTGCGCGCGAGGGCGGGCACGCCCGGCACCCAGCTTTTCCTGAGCATTCACGTCAACGCCCTGGAAGCCCACTCGGCCCTACGCGGCTACGGGGTCGAGACGTGGTGGAACCCCAACCACCCGCTGTCGAGCAGCTTCGCCGCGATCATCCAGCGGAGCGTGGTGGGGGTCACGGGGGCTTTCCCGCGCGGGCTCAAGGGCAACCGTTCCCTCTCGGTGCTGCGCAACAGCCGCGTTCCCGCCGCGCTCGTCGAGATCGGCTACGCCAGCCACCCCGTCGACGGCCTGAACCTCCAAGACGAGAACTACCTCGACCGCGTGGCCCTCGGCGTCGCGCAGGGCATCCGCGAGGCGCTCGTCAGCGGGGTCACGGCGGGGGGCGGGGCGGCGGGCAAGTAACCCGGAAGCGGGGCCGCCGAAGGGGCGCGGGGACGGGAAGTCCCCAGCGCCCCTCTCTTGATGGGTTCAGTGGCGGGCCGGGTCGGAGGCCACCTCGGCGCTCGCCGCGGCGGCGCGGTGGACGAGCGGCATGATGGTGAGCCCCTGGACGGCGATGGTGAAGAGCACCACGGCGTAGGTGGCGGTGACGACGTGGGTGCGGTAGGGGCTCTCCGGCAGGCCGAGGGCGAGGCTGATGGCGATGCCGCCGCGCAGGCCGCCCCAGGTCAGCAGCCGGACGGTGTAGGACCCGTACCCCTCGCGGGAGCGCACGAGCGCGAAGGGCAGGGCAACGCTCAGCCAGCGGGCGGCGAGGGCCACCCCGATCAGCAGCACGCTCGCCACGATCTGCGGGCCCGTCGTCTCGGTGAGGAGCACGTCCAGGCCGATAAAGGCGAAGAGCAGGATGTTGAGCACCTGGTCGATGGTCTCCCAGAAGCCCTCGATGTGGGCGCGCGTCTGGGCCCCGAAGGCGCGGCTCTTGGTCGCCGAGATGACCAGCCCCGCGACCACCATCGCCAGCGGCCCGCTGATGCCCAGCGCCGAGGCGGCGACGTACCCCCCCACGACGAGCGCGAGCGTGATGAGCACCTCGACCGCGTGCTGCTCGATGGAACGCAGCAGCGCGTAGCCCAGCCCGCCGAGCAGCGCGCCGAAGAGCAGGCCGCCCAGCGCCTCCCGCACGAAGAGGGTCAGGGCCCCCGCCACGCCGGGTTCCGCGTGGGTGCCGCCGACGCCCGCCAGTCCCGCGAGCACGAGGAAGATCACCACGCCCACCCCATCGTTAAAGAGGCTCTCGCCCGCGATCAGGGTCTCGATCCTGGCGGGGACCCGCGCGCGCTTGAGCAGATCGAGCACGG containing:
- the dnaE gene encoding DNA polymerase III subunit alpha, producing the protein MTAADPAQPHVHLPDGSCCGPRKFAHLHQHTQYSLLDGAAKLKDLLKWVKEVTPNDPACAMTDHGNMHGAVHFYNYATGMGVKPILGYEAYVVPGHGTRRDKKPGVSGEKGIFHLTLLARDFEGYQNLCRLSSRGYTEGYYYKPRIDHELLQEHHRGVIAFSGCLGSEVQQLLLQGREDEARARLLWYRDLFGENYFIEIQDHGLTEQRKNNPILKAWAQELGIGMVATNDGHYVKKTDATAHETLLAIQTKATLADENRFKFPCEEFYVKGLDEMQAALPVAEWGEEPFDNTARIAQMCNVELPVGKKRVYQMPALPIPEGRTMAEELRVQTYRGTVKRYPAHATENLLRDYAQRSLEALGTEDRARVLSRVRGCDAKTCDLETLFTLLAFMGSVWEGRGKDAGEKYTKYPALEVMEAEAEAGQLPAYAHEDCRKARRGDSDTSIELDPEADVEETTKAHHTHALVVLRRAEYELSVINNMGFPDYFLIVADYINWAKDQGISVGPGRGSGAGSLVAYAIRITNLDPLEFELLFERFLNPDRISMPDFDIDFNDARRGEVIEYVQGKYGDDRVAQIATFGTMASKACLKDVARVMGLEYAKVDKVSKLIPIKFGKSYSLEQARDAVPDIQQMLEEDAQLREAYEFALKLEGLTRHASVHAAGVVIGKTQLTDLVPVMRDTSGEGMVCQYDMKAVEDIGLIKMDFLGLRTLSFLDEAKRIMRESRGIEIDFDTIPFDDEKTFELLSRGDNKGVFQLEGAGIADASRRLKPRRLADIIALSALYRPGPMENIPTYVRRHHGVEEVDYVKDGFPNSARWLEKILAETYGIPVYQEQIMQIASEVAGYSLGGADLLRRAMGKKDAEEMKRQRQLFVDGAEKNGVPKEEGNRLFDLLDAFANYGFNKSHSAAYGVVTYQTAWLKANYPVEFMAALLTVERRDSDKVAEYVSDARKMDVRVLPPDINRSAADFAVQGEEILFGLYAIKGLGEAAVQRILEERQRAGAFKSLADFCSRVGGKVCNRKAMESLIKSGAFDRFGERRQLMESLEDALSWAQGAAAMASSGMDALFGMSETAPEPKPRAGIEPYTDLQRLAIEKESLGLYISGHPLEQHEGLREAASCRISDLDAWFTTQNVAPGKRVKAVLAGMIESVVKKPTKSGGMMARFILADESGQTELVAFSRAYDRIQEKLINDTPALVIVELESEDGGLRAIAEEVVGVEQLAEVPKVMYVTIDLETASPDAVGEFQSVLDEHAGSMPTYLRLETPEQFVLYQLDHNMGSPEAIRALNAGFPWADAYLAYDQGTILSRFAPKPPAWANKGGGRGMQA
- a CDS encoding N-acetylmuramoyl-L-alanine amidase is translated as MKPHVILLSSLLSCGVAGSWAGAQTDPFQRVAPAQTTPSLRGAPPTAAPASGAATSAGAPSSSGTLSLTGMADATFGLPRASSDGSLTRVVFDLAAGVTYQLTPTFGGLRIDVRGARVLPAVSARLGTSVAEYRAGGGQVTLVTPFPLSLTDGWRASETTVATGARVLIVEFAPTLAGGASPSQRAFVRATAAPVTPDARSVLSAPLSSVATVTAATATPEPPAAVPAPVLARPATPAPLPEGLPPGDAVSAAGRAATPPPAPALPGQESGKPSPLSGRAPGSPQAGAALTVPRLGKNPGLTRVVIDLPPGASYRMVPGGVGLRVELAGVSAAPQTGQNVSPELRAWRFEPTPEGVAVTLLTGTPLTSRSGGRAQLLPPAGGSERSRLAIDLAPALADLTPLTPRERVIAAVPPVPATRGTAILALSASLVQPRVVIDPGHGGRDPGAVGTITEKQVTLDVALRVRALLRAAGVDAVLTRETDTALHANKATDLELRARAGTPGTQLFLSIHVNALEAHSALRGYGVETWWNPNHPLSSSFAAIIQRSVVGVTGAFPRGLKGNRSLSVLRNSRVPAALVEIGYASHPVDGLNLQDENYLDRVALGVAQGIREALVSGVTAGGGAAGK
- a CDS encoding cation:proton antiporter produces the protein MLTAFAVLLSVTAVLAYLNERTLRFPTTVGVTLAGALASIGLILLDALGVPGLRGWAAGLLETLDFTDFVLNGILSILLFAGALSLDATQLLRQRVSILTLALLSTLISTFLIGFAAYFVFALVGLNVPLIWSLLFGALISPTDPVAVLDLLKRARVPARIETLIAGESLFNDGVGVVIFLVLAGLAGVGGTHAEPGVAGALTLFVREALGGLLFGALLGGLGYALLRSIEQHAVEVLITLALVVGGYVAASALGISGPLAMVVAGLVISATKSRAFGAQTRAHIEGFWETIDQVLNILLFAFIGLDVLLTETTGPQIVASVLLIGVALAARWLSVALPFALVRSREGYGSYTVRLLTWGGLRGGIAISLALGLPESPYRTHVVTATYAVVLFTIAVQGLTIMPLVHRAAAASAEVASDPARH